The genomic window CAACAGGGCCTAGTGAGAGCCAAGTAACAACATGCAtaacatcaaaacaaaaatagccaaaataaatccaaaaattGATCTCAATCTGTGGAAGAAgtcaaaaaggaaattgaaaatcaaacaggtcaaagaaaaatgggaaaaaggaaaaaaagtaatgcaaaaagaaaatgagagctTAAAATATTGGTCACCTAGAAAATGaggtattcttgaacaagaggaaaaaaatagacaatgaaagaaTCTATAAATCACCCCTTACATTAAATCACCAAAAGACAGTCACCAGGAATGTCAtatccaaattcaagagtttataggtgaaggagaaaatacttcaagcagtcagaaagagaaaattcagttatcaaggagccccagtcaggattacataggatctggcatCTTCCACAATAAAGGATTGCAATGcttgaaatattatattcaggaaggcaagagaatatggtctacaactaagaatcatctacccatcgaaactgactatatacttttaggtgaaagtatgggaatttaataaaatagaagacttcaaagctttcctaaagaaaagaccagaattaaatggaaaatttgatgtccaaatacaaaattcaagagaatcataggAAGGGCACGGAACAACACATATGTTAgataaaaatgtttgtttcttcTGTGGACCATGTCCTACACAAAATTTAAATGGCAGAAGGATTCACTATGGATGATCACTTGTTCCAGATGCTCTTAGATGCAAAAGACATTGTGCTAATTACATGAAGACCCCAAATAATAGAAGAATTATGCAATAAAATGTGTGATTATTTGAGAGAAAACAATTTAACTAgtcatttacatatacatataaaccaCAAAAATAATATCTATGATTGAATTGTGACATATAGTTGGATgtctgagttgctccagtatgctggaaattcttaatatacactttgtctcctggagTCAGGTcttgaagtgaaaagtctagtggtccggcttgtccTGCagttctggattcatggagttcatgcagtttatgctgtaattcctgtatataggaagcaataatagtatctccccctaattgtgatgtatatgccagggagaaaggcttagcctgtataggcggatgtccaaaaagtatcTTAAATtgtgagatatgtaagtctcctctaggcctgcttcttagataaaatagggtcagagggagaatttcaggccattttaaatgggtctcagtgcataatttgccaatcgtagttttaagttctttattcatcctttcaacttgacctgagttctggggatgatatggaacatggaatttggaatttggaagttatccccaagcaagaatatatttggtttaagacagaatcagtaaaatgacttcctctatctgaatcaatatgtgctagcaagccaaagtgaggaataatttcttttaaaagcaccttatcAACAAAAGCTTCTGTGGCTTGGGTCACAGAAagtgcttctggccatctggtcagttgatctacaatGACCAGACAAAATGTATGaggtccagcctttggcattgttatgaaatctaccTGTaggtgctgaaaaggtgtataagccagaggacgcccaccaaaagctttgccacgaaaggcgtgttggttatatgcctggcaggtagatcAGTGTGAACACACTTTAGAAGGTATGCTAGTTATACTGGGGGCTAttcatactctcttaacagagtccaggATGCCCTGGGTaacaaagtgaccatttttgtgaaCAGATTGgaaaatttggtgatagaaacttctagggagcagggctTTCCCTTCAGATGTCACcaatactccattaatctgttttgctttaaatttttgtttccatttttctacctccttttcattataggaaagtgataaatttgaatcatcagtggttgttaatgttaaaattaatccaggcccttctatggcggttagctttgcagcagtatctgctcagttatttcccctagagacagggtcagagtcACCTGTatggcagagcaatgaactaagctagggctttaggcagtttgagagcagaaagaacttcattaataatttctgcattagctatggattttccagctcaGGTTAAAAATCCTTGTTGgagcatcctgactgagtgacaaatgataaaagcatatctagaatccatatgagttgttgcctttttacccttggcaattatacaggcatgtttcagatctatgagttctgctcctagAGCACTGATATTAGCGGGCAgcaaagctgaccactcagtggtaaattctgtgactacagcagctccagtgtagagtatgccatctctcataaagaagaaccatcagtaaataagaccagatctgagttgtttaagggagtgtccaagagatcatctcgaggcttttctgtcATGGACACTAGTCTTttacaactatgtaatggttctcctgaagttggtaaatctggaagcaaggtggcagggttaagagttgaacagctctTCAAGgtgatgttttcattgtttaacaattTTATTTAGTACCTTGTTATTCACTGATCAGAGAATGcttgtgttctatgtcttagcaacagtgcttctacctcatgtggtcacataattatcacttctgtatttgttattaaactgcatattccttcctataatctcgagaaaagctctacactctACCTTATTGTGGCCCTTTTCCCCACAGATATTGCAGGTAATAGATTGATAAtcagatttctggagaggggcaagtgtcattggttcattatcatgcccactttctagtttagctatcttttcttttaaacatctcatttctttcttcatttcctccatggcatcattattttcttcctcttctttgtttccttttaaaacatatttagctgtttttcgcaattcttcaaaaTTCATCTCTGTccatcttggacaatgtgttctaaaataatccttaaTCACTTTgtaagagttattgacaaagatccttctaacttgtcttaagctattctctttagttaggtcaaaatccaggtatctgtccccaaactcgattattctatccatgaatctggagggtgatTCTTCCTcagtttgtttaattttttcaagttcaatccacttatctgtactgtctgcacattccctcattgctgttaggatggcctctctacaacagtatagttgtagataatcctcaggattgttatagtcccattcgggatcctgagatggccaatgtgctgcattacaccctcaggttttgttgacatgagcaattattttatttttctcacgtttaGTTAAAAAAGCCTATAACAAGTTCTCAATGTCCTTATaaaatggattatactgaaaaaatatgtctcccatcttttttgttactagaaagggatcttgttcatatgtggggatattttgtataaattcatttatttcttggggagtaaatggtatcctgtgtcttaaagtcaccacatccccattctgtcctatttcaggtacttctcttagaggaaacaggcctcttgttgaattttgtacctgtgggtcagtttgactaggacaagtttctctaggaggacaagatctcctttgggctggaatttggttttctgtaggagagggaaaatgagaaactgggattgcagggaaagggttttggggattCAATTCAGTCCaaatttgcactacacgagagaagcagtctgctAACTGAGCTATAGAGAAGGTGTTTTCCATGTCTATTTCAcagaaggaaatttcctcattcaaagttTCTGAAAGGTTCTGTTTTTGGTAGGGCGGATCTTTGCCAATtaatcctgtaagaaacattttaagttttcaaattgggcttgcatgttctctTGCATCTTTATTATGTCCTcaattttttgagtttttttctgaatttcagcttcaattaatttttttatgttagcatctttAAACACAgtgctgaggagtacaaaaatggcattacctattaatataaaaaattggaggtatgctgtattcctcaatgtccctacttCTTCAACTTCTATATAAATgccaaagaatgtagtattcatatatatatatatatatatatatacatatatatatattgtaataatTATTCTAACGGTCTTCACAAAatatgtggggagcaggacaaagcaaaaactttctacaggttttttccactcctaatctaggcagttgttccctaagggaaaggagatttagaaacagctctcccagccaggaccttagggccctgttgctaagatttaaaacagctgtgttctatctaatttaaggagagagggagaaaagaaaaaaaatatccaaatttacttacctgtaTAGCTGATCAAATTAAGCTATTAAAAATAGTCACAGtaagaaaaggtttaggaaagttaagaagattgagggtatttcatcacacaGACACAGTCATcaaactgtgatattgaaatcactttaaaataccccaaagagataatggagaaaaagacttgtacaagaatattcatagctgagctctttgtggtagccaaaaattggcaaatgagaggatgcccttcaattggagaatggctgaacaaattgtggtatatgttggtgatggaatattattgtgctaaaaggaataataaagtggaggaattccatggagactggaacaacctccaggaagtgatgcagagtgagaggagcagaaccaggagaacattgtacacagagactgacacattgtggtacaagagaacataatggacttctccagtaatggctttacaatgtccctgaacaacctgcagcgatctacgagaaaaaaaaaaaacaactatcctcaagcagaggacaaactgagggagtaaaaaaaacaaggaaaagcaaatgcttgactaaaaaaaacaaggaaaagcaactgcttgactatagaagttgaggggacatgatcgaggagagacgctaaatgagagccctaatgcaaataccaacagcaaggaaatgggttcagagcaaggacacatgtgatacccagacaaatcacGAGTTGGCTAGGGAAGTGGTGGGgggttttggggggaggaaaagaaaatgatctgtttccaatgaacaatgaatgaaaatgaccaaataaaataatgtttgaaatccctttaaaagactgatatatattaatttaaggttgccaaggaattcagtcatgtaattcctaaataaaaCACTCACTCATCAGCTGCTaaatttttttatggtgtttttattacaataggaggaagaaactattagagggagagagagagggagagacagagagagagagagagatagagacagagagagagacaaggagacagaaagagacagagagagagagagacagaggcagagagtgagagaaggaaaaagggagagaaggaaagaagtttaactcagaactaCTCtgtctcaggctgagccaaagtgggcctTAAGGCCTTGattagccaaggcagggaaaggaatcagtccttatcactcacgtgaccaatctgaaggaaagcagtctgtggggctcctccaaactcaagcaccagcctcgaactgactctagccctcctcacagaaAGTCCCAAGCACTTCAgaagctgttctctacctcacttcctatgtctcacatgtgccaatggtggctccagTTTGACCCaagactgcccagaggtctgtcctttttttgcacatgtatgttgaaggccatattctcaaataattaaatcttgagtttgttgcagcccttcctaatcttgttacactgagtagggtggagaatgtagtttccaagacctaattctattattccaagtatctctattgttattgatcaggaaatagctaaatctgatcttctaaagaatggtctgaatagggtggagtagttttaaaattcacacactCAACACAACAGCTCTTCCAAATCTGTTCATTCCTCCTCAAACTCCCTAACACCATCCCCTAAGCCTCTGAAGTGAGAAATTTCACTTAGAGTTTTCAtgttttacaaaaaacaaaaaaacaaaaaaaacttgtgACCATTAGCCAAGagatctccctcttctcctctcctttccatctcACATCAACCTCATGTCTTCCATcactatttcttcttttactcttaTCTCACTTATTGAGACAGCCTCTCTCTTTGTCAAGGCAAAGCACAAGCATGATACCATTCCATCCACAACTCTTCAACAGTTTTCTCTATCTTCTCCATTCTCTCACTTATATTTATTCTCTCCTTGTCTACCTTCTCTTGTACCCCAAAACATGCCATTGTTTTCtccatcttgaaaaaaaaaacttatttgaccattttgttgtttaattgtttcagttttgtctgatctttctgatcccattttggagtttttcttggaaaagatcctggagtgatttaccatttccttctcctgtttgtttttaagaggaagaattgaagcaaacagggttaagtgtcttgcccatggtcacaaagataggaagtctctgaggccagatttgaactcatcaagatgagtcttcctaattccaagctcagcactctatcccctgggcCTAACTTCCCTCACTTGATCTATACTTGATAGCTATTGTCCCATATTTATCCTGCCTTTTGTGAGTAAACTTGAAAATTCCACTTACAGTGGGTACCTCAGCttcttatcttctttctccttaacTCTCCACAGTGTAGCTTCCAATTTCACAATTTAATCAAAActattctttccaaagttactaatatTCTCCTCATTGTCAAACCAAAgtccttttctcattcctcattctTGACATTTCTGAAGACTTCGACAGTGTCAGTCACCTTTTCCTCCTCAATAATCACTCTCTCTAGGATTTTTGGACACagatttcttctgtttttctatctatttttctgCTCAATCAATTTACAgcctttgctggatcatcatccAAGACATGCCCTTTAAATGTGGGAAGCCACAGGGATCTATTCTagtccctcttctttctctattcgATACTTTATCACTGGCAATCTCATAAACACCCACATAATCAATGATTTCTATGCTGATGGCTCTCAAATCTACTTTTCCAGCTTTAACTTCTCTCCTGAATACCAGTCTAACATCTCCAATTGCTATTCAATATAATGAAATGAATATCCAGCAGTCATCTTATCCTTAACATTCAAACAATGAACTCAATGTCTTTCCCCCATCATATTACCCATCAGATTTATGAATGGGTTAAGAATTTTCTCACCCAGATGCATTGCAGGGAATAAGTTGGCTCAAGGGATATTCTGTCAAGGGATAGTCACAGATAACAGAGAAATTTGTAACTCTTATTTTCTCCCTCCAACCTCTTCTCTCCAGAGGTTTCTACCACAAGGGCTTTGGTGAGCAGCAGGTAGACTCTCACCTGCCTTAGGATAAAGTTCCTCTCATTGGGGTTACTTTCAGTTCTTTTCTGCTGTGAAACTTTGCGGAGacaaagtaagatttttttcttcatgaagaGTCCAGGTAAGTATCTGGCTTAGCTCTATAGGAGAGGAACAGTCATAGTGATAATGCTAACTCAATAGGCCAACTGCAGAGAAAGCCTATAGATACCTTCCCTGTATTCTGTCTGGATGTCAGAAAACAAAGGGGatatttgagaaaaatatgatTCATGGAGTATGGGTTGTAATATCAGATGACTCTTGACCCCCTTTGAACAACACAGATGAATCCCCACAGTAACCAATGTCCACTATATTTTTAAGTCTCACTTTCTGCTTTGTTATTGATATTAAACAtctgttctaaagcagaagagcccTAAGGGCCAGGTaattagggttgtgacttgccaagggtcacaatcagaggaagtatctgagaccagatttgatctcaagtcctccagactccagacctggtgctctatccattctgctatttactTGCCCCTGAAAGTCCACTTTACATTGCTAGCATAGTATCTGCAACAAATTATTGGCTtaagaaatactttttatttaattaaatccaATTTCATGGTTTCTCTTAGAGGGGccagaagaatttttttattgCTACTTCATTTTCTTCCAATAATCCTTTCAGCTAGTTAGTCTATCATGTTTattttagagagaagaaaactaaTGGTTTGAGGTGTAAAGTTACCTGCCCTCAGTCTGTCAGTGCTTAAGGACTGAAATTGAAATAAatcctgtttctctgtctctaaagATTACAACTTCAACTATGACAAACTAtgtatgttttccttctttctttttgtggGGAGAAGGAGGTGCTTTTTTGAATTCTCTAAAAGTCCTTAGCACTTAAttaatacttgctgattgatggattgattgcCTGTAAAATGTCCCATAAAACTGATCTCCATTGTGTAATCTGAGGGAAGAGATTGACTATCTTCTGTCAGGGTAGTGATCAACTGGCCTGTTATAGATTTCTACATTCCAAAAATTGTTGGGATTAACAGTGGAGAAACAACACCATTGCAGAATCAAGTAGTGAGTTTTTTCACTTCATATATTCAGTCTATCAAAAGGGAGGTCATTAAATACTTTCACTTGCCTCAGTTCAATGTGAAACTCTGAGCTTTTATGGATATTTAAGATGCCAATAATTTTATGCATCTTAAATTAAttgaacttttcatttttcttttatgtgtcaCAGATCACCTTGAATAAACCATCATAAAAGCTTTTCAACAAGATGAAAGACTCGAATTTTGCTTCATGAAATAGTATTAAGCTACCCACTAGATGTAATATTtgcctttaaatttttattccctccttctttccttccttcctatcttctttcatctcttccattcttcccttcatccttcatttcatttctttttctttcttccttcttcattcctttcttcctttctttcttcctttctttcttcctccctttcttcctttcttcctccctttctttctttctttctttctttctttctttctttctttctttcaacatTGAAGAGTTTAATCAGAACACTTAGCCTATTTTTTTGATGACTCTAAAGTAGCATTCCTGTACTGggttgtcatatatatatatatgtgtatatatatgtgtgtgtgtgtagcctgAATTCCCTTACATTGACTAACTCTTAAATTCTTGTGtactttctttttaactcttattttatttcaatatcattAGTTGATTGTCAGTTGTCATAATCTCTTTAGGCCTTATTATCCCATCTAGAGCCACACATCATTTTTCCCTTCCATATTGCAACATTTTagttatctgaaaactgtttttTATGAGCCCCCTCCTATAATCCCAACCTAGTTTTCCCTTCGCCAGTTTCAATACTCCTGGTTGCACTAGTATTcattagatatcatgatttccTAACCTCATATTATCCTGGCTGCTCTTCCTTAGAAACTGTCTAGTTTGTATTATGCCCCTATTAAAATGTGttttccaaagccaggtagaatattcaataatttttttttaggaacAACAGATAGGCAGTGtgctataaatataaacaaatagtcTTTGAATCAAGAAAAAACTTGGTTTCTAGTCCTTTTTTGGAAACAAATTGGCTATGGTGTTAAAAGCACgttatttctttttcaatgtCCCAGAAAAACTGTTCATGAAtatattatgaaataaatatcTCATCTGTATGGGTGGGATGAGTTTTCATATTCAGAGAACCTAATCtacaatgaaatcaaaagtaaTTGAAAACACAGAAATCCCTAAATCTGTTTtgtaaagaataataattttcataatcATTTTAGGGGACCATCATATTGAGGAATACCATATGTATCATAGTAGAGAAGTCCTCCTTGGTCTTTTCTCCTCATGCTTCTGATACTTCTATCTGGAGTTAAGCAGAATAAatctttctctttaatgaaatgacctccctttaaatatttgaagacagtttgGTTCATTTCCTCAGTCATTTTATTTCCCATCTTAAAATTACCttagtttttttaacttttccactTATGACCCAAATCTTCACAATTTTCAACCCTTGTTTCCATTTTCTGGCTCCTTCATTACCATAATCACAGCTATACCCAAGTGACAATATTCATTAACATGCTTTCTGACTCTTTTATTCTGTCAGTTGAATTGGAGTATGAAGATAAACCCATTTCTATGGAGAAGGCAGAAGGTAATAGCATAGTACTATACTTTGTGGGATCATCTGGGTTTTGCCATGAAGTATCTCTATGTTCCTACCATTCTCTGTACTATTGCAGGTTGGGatcttttccatttgaatgaTGCCTCCTCAACCCATCATGTTGCTTTTGCCAAATAATACAATCATATCTTTGACATTTAAGCTAACAGTCATTCCTGGCCTGGAAGCTGCCCACATATGGGTTTCTATACTCTTTTACTTCCTCTATGCCATTGCCATCTCTGGGAATAGCATGATCTTGTTTGTCATCCTCACCAATCAAAGCCTTCATGAACCCATGTACTATTTGCTCTTCATGCTATCAGCCACCGACATGTGCCTGTCCCTCTCCACTATGCCCACTACTCTAGGTGTCCTCTGTTTTAATATACAAGAAATTGGTTGGAATGCTTGTATTAGCCAAATgttcttcattcatttccttaCTGTCATGGAGTCATCAGTGCTCTTGGCCATGGCCTTTGATCGCTATATTGCTATATGTAACCCATTGAGATACACCACCATCCTCACTCCAACCAAGATTATCCATATTGGAATGATTATAATGGCAAGAGGGACTATACTCATGACTCCTCTCCTTGTTCTTCTTAAGCGTCTTTCTTTCTGCAGGGATAATATTCTCTCTCACTCCTACTGTTACCATCCT from Monodelphis domestica isolate mMonDom1 chromosome 4, mMonDom1.pri, whole genome shotgun sequence includes these protein-coding regions:
- the LOC100618376 gene encoding olfactory receptor 51F1-like → MMPPQPIMLLLPNNTIISLTFKLTVIPGLEAAHIWVSILFYFLYAIAISGNSMILFVILTNQSLHEPMYYLLFMLSATDMCLSLSTMPTTLGVLCFNIQEIGWNACISQMFFIHFLTVMESSVLLAMAFDRYIAICNPLRYTTILTPTKIIHIGMIIMARGTILMTPLLVLLKRLSFCRDNILSHSYCYHPDVIKCSCSDIRVNSLYGLIALLFSFGLDAPLIGISYVLILHSVFNIASPEERYKAFSTCISHIGAVAIFYIPLIGLSAVHRWGKKAPPFVHTLMSNAFLILPPVLNPIIYSVKTKQIRRAILKVFLKKRY